Proteins from a single region of Callithrix jacchus isolate 240 chromosome 12, calJac240_pri, whole genome shotgun sequence:
- the LOC103796645 gene encoding uncharacterized protein LOC103796645: MMNRMTPDQERAPASEPVWERPWSVEEIRRSSQSWSLAADAGEHTPVLAPENASLAAPGHRGEGRTRTAAQTRHSLHWCFWQCRSAPSRGEIRFPYAERLLGH; encoded by the exons ATG ATGAACCGGATGACCCCCGACCAGGAGCGGGCGCCGGCGTCCGAGCCCGTGTGGGAGCGGCCGTGGTCGGTGGAGGAGATCCGCAGGAGCAGCCAGAGCTGGTCGCTGGCAGCCGACGCGGGC GAACACACGCCCGTCTTGGCCCCGGAGAATGCCAGCCTGGCAGCTCCCGGCCACCGGGGAGAGGGGCGGACCCGGACTGCGGCCCAGACGCGGCATTCACTTCATTGGTGTTTCTGGCAGTGCCGCTCAGCTCCATCCAGAGGGGAGATCCGTTTTCCCTACGCTGAGAGATTGCTCGGACACTAG